From Pontibacter actiniarum, a single genomic window includes:
- a CDS encoding S46 family peptidase, with amino-acid sequence MISKRILSFFAAAFLSIGITTARPDEGMWLPMLLKQLNEADMQKKGMKLSAEDIYSVNQSSLKDAIVSFGGFCTGEMISPEGLLLTNHHCGYGSVQSHSTVENDYLTDGFWAMNREQELPNPGLTATFIVRMEDVTKDILAGTEAAKTEAEREAIIQRNTAKVGKAATAGTHYDAVIKPYFYGNEYYMYITETFKDVRLVGAPPSSIGKFGGDTDNWMWPRHTGDFSLFRVYAGPNNEPAEYSPENKPYQPKHHLPISLSGIQENDFTMVFGFPGRTNEYLTSQAVKEIYEVSNPAKINIRETKLNILDKDMKASDEVRIKYAAKYASIANYWKKWIGENRGIRKANAIAEKQQLEKQFASWVAADPSRQAKYGNLLAEFEKNYNALEGITISRDYINEAAFGVEIVKLANNFTTLQNMLAQKAPQNEIDAQVAKLEKYAADFFKDYNAPSDKKVFAALLSLYYDNIDQELHPTVFNMVREKYKGDFSKYAEDVFKASLFTSEAGVKKALAEAKAGKDIIKNDPAFVVASSVADYYRANVLPTYTTVNDNLNLLYRTYMTGLREMQNDKKFYPDANSTMRVAYGVVEPYEPVDGVKYKYYTTLEGIMEKAASGAAEDYAIPARLRELYEKKDYGRYGVNGEMPVAFIASNHTTGGNSGSPVINANGQLIGTNFDRNWEGTMSDIVYNPNQVRNIAVDARYMLFIVDKFAGAGHLVEEMTLVTDDTSGLPQVDARKADKKPSKKDKKRKKKEKAAAAAQ; translated from the coding sequence ATGATCAGCAAACGCATATTATCTTTTTTTGCGGCTGCTTTCCTGAGCATCGGTATCACCACGGCACGCCCCGATGAGGGCATGTGGCTGCCAATGCTGCTGAAACAGCTGAACGAAGCAGACATGCAGAAGAAAGGCATGAAACTCTCTGCCGAGGACATCTACAGTGTCAACCAGTCCAGCCTGAAGGACGCCATTGTTTCCTTTGGCGGCTTTTGTACTGGCGAGATGATCTCTCCGGAGGGCCTGCTGCTTACCAACCACCACTGCGGCTATGGCTCTGTGCAGTCGCACAGCACCGTGGAAAACGACTACCTGACCGATGGCTTCTGGGCCATGAACCGTGAGCAGGAGCTGCCGAATCCGGGCCTTACAGCTACGTTCATCGTTCGGATGGAGGATGTGACCAAAGATATCCTTGCGGGCACTGAGGCGGCTAAAACAGAGGCGGAGCGCGAAGCCATTATCCAGCGTAACACAGCAAAGGTAGGCAAGGCCGCTACAGCCGGTACGCACTACGATGCGGTGATCAAGCCATACTTCTACGGCAACGAATACTACATGTACATTACCGAGACGTTCAAGGACGTGCGCCTGGTAGGTGCCCCGCCTTCGTCTATCGGTAAGTTCGGCGGCGACACGGATAACTGGATGTGGCCACGCCATACCGGCGACTTCTCCCTGTTCCGCGTGTACGCCGGCCCAAACAACGAGCCAGCCGAGTACTCGCCCGAGAACAAGCCTTACCAGCCGAAGCACCACCTGCCCATCTCCCTGAGCGGTATCCAGGAGAATGACTTTACCATGGTGTTTGGTTTCCCGGGCCGTACCAACGAGTACCTAACCTCGCAGGCCGTGAAGGAGATCTATGAGGTGTCGAACCCAGCCAAGATCAACATCCGCGAAACAAAGCTGAACATCCTGGACAAGGACATGAAAGCTTCTGATGAGGTACGCATTAAGTATGCCGCCAAGTATGCGAGCATCGCCAACTACTGGAAAAAGTGGATCGGTGAGAACCGCGGCATCCGCAAGGCCAACGCTATTGCCGAAAAGCAGCAACTGGAGAAGCAATTTGCCTCCTGGGTAGCCGCTGATCCATCCCGCCAGGCCAAGTATGGCAACCTTTTGGCTGAGTTCGAAAAGAATTACAACGCGCTGGAAGGCATCACCATCTCCCGCGACTACATAAACGAAGCCGCCTTTGGCGTGGAGATCGTGAAGCTGGCAAACAACTTCACTACCCTGCAGAACATGCTGGCGCAGAAGGCACCGCAGAATGAAATTGACGCACAGGTGGCGAAGCTGGAGAAATACGCGGCAGACTTCTTCAAGGACTACAATGCCCCTTCTGACAAGAAAGTGTTTGCCGCCCTGCTCAGCCTGTACTACGACAACATAGACCAGGAACTGCACCCAACGGTGTTTAACATGGTGCGTGAGAAGTATAAAGGCGACTTCAGCAAGTATGCGGAAGATGTTTTCAAGGCGTCCCTGTTTACCTCGGAGGCTGGCGTAAAGAAGGCGCTGGCCGAGGCGAAAGCCGGTAAAGACATTATCAAAAACGACCCTGCCTTTGTGGTAGCCAGCAGCGTGGCCGACTATTACCGTGCCAACGTACTGCCTACTTATACCACCGTGAATGATAACCTGAACCTGCTTTACCGCACCTACATGACCGGGCTGCGCGAAATGCAGAACGACAAGAAGTTCTACCCGGACGCCAACTCCACTATGCGCGTGGCGTACGGTGTTGTGGAGCCGTATGAGCCGGTAGACGGCGTGAAGTATAAATACTACACCACCCTGGAGGGCATCATGGAGAAAGCGGCTTCAGGAGCTGCGGAGGACTACGCCATTCCGGCCAGGCTGCGTGAACTGTATGAGAAGAAAGACTACGGCCGCTACGGTGTGAACGGTGAAATGCCAGTGGCTTTCATAGCCTCTAATCACACTACAGGCGGTAACTCGGGTTCCCCTGTTATCAATGCCAACGGCCAGCTGATCGGTACGAACTTCGACCGCAACTGGGAAGGCACCATGAGCGATATCGTCTATAACCCGAACCAGGTGCGTAACATCGCCGTGGATGCGCGCTACATGCTGTTCATTGTCGATAAATTTGCCGGTGCCGGTCACCTGGTAGAGGAAATGACGCTGGTGACGGATGATACCTCCGGCCTGCCCCAGGTTGATGCCCGCAAGGCAGACAAAAAGCCGTCTAAAAAAGACAAGAAGCGCAAGAAGAAAGAGAAAGCCGCCGCTGCTGCGCAGTAA
- a CDS encoding alpha/beta fold hydrolase, which produces MLQINTEEQALQLEDYQLQLRWLRPQAADAAQKPVIVFLHDSLGCITLWRDFPERLVQQTGCPALVYDRRGYGASSPFSSTQRNPDYLEREADVLEHLLEKLNIPEAILFGHSDGGSIALLAAAKYPQRIKGIITEGAHVFVEELTLAGIRAAVQAYQTTSLPEKLRKYHGAKTDAVFHAWADIWLSDAFRDWNIEGFLSAIRCPALVVQGEADEYGTLAQVEAVVRQVQGQAQKLVIPGIGHTPHREAQELVLAESSRFIQTIR; this is translated from the coding sequence TTGCTACAGATAAACACAGAAGAACAAGCACTCCAACTAGAGGATTACCAGTTACAGTTGCGCTGGCTCAGGCCGCAGGCAGCTGACGCAGCACAAAAGCCTGTTATTGTTTTCCTGCACGACTCGCTGGGTTGCATAACGCTGTGGCGGGATTTCCCGGAGCGGCTGGTGCAGCAGACCGGCTGCCCTGCCCTGGTGTACGACCGGCGCGGCTACGGGGCCTCCTCCCCATTTAGCAGCACCCAACGCAACCCGGACTACCTGGAGCGCGAAGCCGATGTGCTGGAGCACCTGCTGGAGAAACTCAACATCCCGGAAGCTATACTGTTCGGGCACAGCGACGGGGGGAGCATTGCGCTTCTTGCCGCAGCCAAATACCCGCAACGCATAAAGGGCATTATTACCGAAGGCGCGCATGTTTTTGTGGAGGAGCTAACGCTGGCAGGCATCCGTGCTGCCGTGCAGGCATACCAAACCACAAGCCTCCCGGAAAAGCTGCGCAAGTATCACGGCGCTAAAACCGATGCTGTTTTTCACGCCTGGGCCGACATCTGGCTTTCAGACGCTTTCCGCGACTGGAACATAGAGGGTTTCCTGTCTGCCATTCGGTGCCCGGCTTTGGTTGTGCAGGGCGAGGCGGATGAGTACGGCACCCTGGCACAGGTGGAGGCGGTTGTGCGGCAGGTGCAGGGCCAGGCTCAGAAGCTGGTTATCCCTGGCATAGGGCACACTCCTCACCGGGAGGCGCAGGAGCTCGTTTTGGCGGAGAGCAGCCGTTTCATACAGACCATACGGTAG
- a CDS encoding dipeptidase, with protein MKKKHLLFSITALLGLGFASHTASAQDYKKLHQNALLVDTHNDVLISVMEGLDISQDLSGKTHSDLARFKKGGVDAQFFSVWSDETGTFKYANQQIDSLQAIARRHPDKMMLANSTADIQRAVKGGKMAALIGVEGGHMIESDLQKLEKLYNRGTRYLTLTWNNSTPWATSAMDETSGKLKESEKGLSDLGRQIVRRMNELGMMVDVSHVGEKTFWDVMEVTKKPVLVSHSSVYSINPVFRNLKDEQIRAIAKNGGVVQLNFFSGFLDSTFVSRVNAFQAAHQQEADSLKAQGYQNEGIMDYLATTYPADVQNLRPPLSLLLDHLDYIVKLVGVDYVGLGSDFDGISSAPQQLDGVQDYPLVTKELLARGYGEKDIKKILGGNFMRVFKANEVK; from the coding sequence ATGAAAAAAAAGCACCTGCTCTTCAGTATAACTGCCTTGCTCGGCCTTGGCTTTGCAAGCCACACAGCCTCGGCACAGGACTATAAGAAACTGCACCAAAACGCCCTTTTGGTGGACACTCACAATGATGTGCTGATTTCCGTGATGGAGGGGCTGGACATCAGCCAGGACCTGAGCGGCAAAACGCATTCAGACCTGGCCCGCTTTAAGAAAGGCGGCGTGGATGCTCAGTTCTTCTCCGTCTGGAGCGACGAAACAGGCACGTTTAAGTATGCCAACCAGCAGATCGACTCGCTGCAGGCCATCGCTAGGCGCCACCCCGACAAGATGATGCTGGCCAACAGTACGGCAGACATACAGCGTGCGGTGAAAGGCGGAAAGATGGCGGCTTTGATTGGCGTGGAAGGCGGCCATATGATAGAGAGTGACCTGCAGAAGCTGGAGAAACTCTACAACCGCGGCACCCGCTACCTTACCCTCACCTGGAACAACTCCACGCCCTGGGCCACCTCCGCCATGGACGAAACCTCGGGTAAGCTTAAAGAGTCGGAAAAAGGCCTGAGCGACCTGGGCCGCCAGATTGTGCGCCGCATGAACGAGCTGGGTATGATGGTAGATGTGAGCCACGTGGGCGAAAAGACGTTCTGGGATGTGATGGAAGTAACCAAAAAGCCGGTGCTGGTCTCGCACAGCAGTGTGTACAGCATCAATCCCGTGTTCCGCAACCTGAAGGATGAGCAGATCAGGGCGATCGCCAAGAACGGCGGAGTCGTGCAGCTTAACTTTTTCTCGGGCTTCCTCGACTCTACCTTCGTAAGCCGCGTCAATGCCTTCCAGGCGGCGCATCAGCAAGAAGCAGACTCTCTCAAAGCACAGGGGTATCAGAACGAGGGTATCATGGATTATTTGGCGACCACCTATCCTGCGGATGTGCAGAACCTGCGCCCCCCGCTCTCGCTGCTACTAGACCACCTGGACTATATTGTAAAGCTGGTTGGGGTGGATTATGTAGGCCTTGGCTCTGACTTTGACGGTATCTCCTCTGCCCCTCAGCAGCTGGACGGCGTGCAGGACTATCCGCTTGTAACCAAAGAGTTGCTGGCGCGCGGCTACGGGGAGAAAGACATTAAAAAGATATTGGGCGGCAATTTTATGAGGGTCTTTAAGGCCAACGAAGTAAAGTAA
- a CDS encoding SDR family oxidoreductase, with protein sequence MIKAEPMLKEGALKDKTIIVTGGGTGLGRSMVKYFLELGANAVICSRKLDVLEQTAKELEDETGGTVLPVACDVRKYNEIEAMLETTLKRFGRVDALVNNAAGNFVSPTERLSHKAFDVVTDIVLKGSYNCTLALGKHWIEQKQEANILNIVTTYAWTGSGYVVPSACAKAGVLAMTRSLASEWAKYGIRSNAIAPGPFPTEGAWTRLFPKQLADKLDPVKRIPVGRFGEHQELANLAAYLVSDYASFVNGEVVTIDGGEWLHGAGEFNSFDQIPQEMWDAMEKQMRGKGQ encoded by the coding sequence ATGATTAAAGCTGAACCAATGCTAAAGGAAGGCGCTCTGAAAGACAAAACCATTATTGTAACCGGTGGCGGCACAGGCCTGGGCCGCTCTATGGTAAAGTACTTCCTGGAGCTAGGGGCCAATGCCGTTATCTGCAGCCGCAAACTGGATGTGCTAGAGCAAACAGCCAAAGAGCTTGAAGACGAAACAGGAGGCACCGTTCTGCCTGTCGCCTGCGATGTGCGCAAGTACAATGAAATTGAAGCCATGCTCGAAACCACCTTAAAGCGCTTTGGCCGCGTGGATGCACTGGTAAACAACGCCGCCGGCAACTTTGTGAGCCCAACGGAGCGCCTGAGCCACAAGGCCTTTGATGTTGTGACCGACATCGTACTGAAAGGCAGCTACAACTGCACCCTGGCTCTGGGCAAGCATTGGATTGAGCAGAAGCAGGAGGCAAACATACTGAACATTGTCACCACCTATGCCTGGACGGGCTCCGGCTACGTAGTGCCATCGGCCTGCGCCAAGGCGGGCGTACTCGCCATGACGCGTTCCCTGGCTTCGGAGTGGGCGAAATACGGTATCCGCTCTAACGCCATAGCACCCGGCCCTTTCCCGACGGAAGGTGCCTGGACACGCCTGTTCCCGAAGCAGCTGGCCGATAAACTCGACCCGGTGAAGCGCATCCCTGTAGGAAGATTCGGGGAGCACCAGGAGCTGGCTAACCTGGCTGCTTACCTGGTGTCGGACTACGCTTCTTTTGTAAACGGCGAGGTTGTGACGATTGACGGAGGCGAGTGGCTGCACGGTGCCGGAGAGTTCAACTCTTTCGACCAGATTCCGCAGGAAATGTGGGATGCCATGGAAAAGCAGATGCGCGGCAAAGGGCAGTAA
- a CDS encoding nuclease A inhibitor family protein — protein sequence MNKEQLQQELMQAVDGLLVHSEIDAPFEFVYLELRPGKGLEASDVAEYAGKPSGMKVDVVELEEFLQKNKSIVSDARESTPGGEAGRRRLAEALRHHLEGVKVYCMTQIGTEVYMLGKAGEGHFAGLRTMMVQDEATIDEKE from the coding sequence ATGAATAAAGAACAGTTACAGCAAGAGCTGATGCAGGCAGTGGATGGGCTGCTGGTACATAGTGAGATAGACGCTCCGTTTGAGTTCGTGTACCTGGAGCTGCGGCCGGGTAAAGGCCTGGAGGCAAGCGATGTGGCAGAGTATGCCGGCAAGCCCTCCGGCATGAAGGTGGACGTTGTGGAGCTGGAGGAGTTTTTACAGAAGAACAAGTCGATTGTGTCGGATGCCCGTGAAAGCACGCCAGGCGGAGAAGCCGGTCGCCGGCGGTTGGCGGAGGCTCTTCGGCACCACCTGGAGGGCGTTAAAGTATACTGCATGACACAGATCGGCACTGAAGTATACATGCTGGGAAAAGCGGGAGAAGGGCATTTTGCAGGCTTACGCACCATGATGGTGCAGGATGAGGCCACGATTGACGAGAAGGAGTAA
- a CDS encoding phytoene desaturase family protein translates to MKYDVVLIGSGFGSLTAAALLAKRGLQVCVLEQAKYPGGCATSYKRKGYWFETGATTLVGLDEGMPLRYLLDTTGIRVPLRQLEVPMQVHLPNGQVLTRYGNLEEWIAEAERVFGSHNQRPFWKHCYRISQQVWHTSLQQRSFPFSAPKDLLRAALRVRPGQLKLLPAAFRTMEEVLRKYGLLHNQLFVDFVNEQLLITAQNYLEEVNELFGATALCYTLYRNYYVPGGLINLVRPVEAYLTAAGSTIRYGQQAQRVERLPDGYRTTTNKGSFESRYLISGIPLNNTLKLFQDEKLQQRLEPYLMPSEQLNGAFTMGLVLKGEEPPKVLHHQVHIPEGLPVTGGKSIFISFSDPADVQRAPAGEMVASISTHVPNPGHLVLHDKAVLEEAILEALARQGLLMRENIRSLQSATPGAWIFWTHRAYGAVGGYPQYKHIKPWQMKDARLDHHGAYVCGDTVYPGQGIVGVCLSGIIAAEKLVQDHL, encoded by the coding sequence ATGAAGTATGATGTCGTCCTGATCGGCTCCGGCTTTGGCTCCCTGACAGCCGCGGCGCTCCTGGCAAAGCGGGGGCTGCAGGTGTGTGTGCTGGAACAGGCCAAGTATCCCGGTGGCTGTGCCACGAGCTACAAACGCAAGGGGTACTGGTTCGAAACAGGCGCCACAACGCTGGTGGGGCTGGATGAAGGCATGCCGCTGCGCTACCTGCTGGATACCACCGGCATCCGGGTACCGCTACGGCAGCTGGAGGTGCCCATGCAGGTGCACCTCCCCAACGGGCAGGTACTCACACGCTACGGTAACCTGGAGGAGTGGATCGCGGAGGCAGAACGCGTGTTCGGGTCGCACAACCAGCGCCCTTTCTGGAAGCACTGCTACAGGATCAGTCAGCAGGTCTGGCACACCTCCCTGCAGCAGCGCAGCTTCCCTTTTTCCGCTCCAAAAGACCTGCTGCGGGCTGCGCTGCGGGTAAGGCCCGGCCAACTGAAGCTCCTCCCGGCAGCCTTCAGAACCATGGAAGAGGTGCTGCGCAAGTATGGATTGCTGCACAACCAGCTGTTCGTGGACTTTGTAAATGAGCAACTGCTGATAACGGCCCAGAACTACCTCGAGGAGGTAAACGAACTGTTCGGCGCCACGGCCCTCTGCTATACCCTGTACAGAAACTATTATGTGCCGGGTGGGCTGATAAACCTGGTACGGCCTGTGGAGGCCTACCTCACGGCAGCAGGTTCAACCATAAGGTATGGGCAGCAGGCACAGCGCGTGGAGCGGCTACCGGATGGTTACCGCACCACCACCAACAAGGGCAGTTTCGAGAGCCGCTACCTGATATCGGGCATTCCGCTCAATAATACATTGAAGCTGTTCCAGGATGAAAAGCTACAACAGCGGCTTGAACCTTACCTCATGCCATCGGAGCAGCTGAACGGGGCCTTTACCATGGGCCTGGTACTAAAGGGAGAGGAGCCGCCGAAGGTGCTGCACCACCAGGTGCATATTCCGGAGGGCCTACCTGTTACCGGCGGCAAAAGCATCTTCATCAGCTTCAGCGACCCGGCTGATGTACAGCGCGCGCCGGCAGGGGAGATGGTGGCCAGCATCAGCACCCACGTTCCAAACCCCGGCCACCTGGTGCTACACGATAAGGCGGTACTGGAAGAGGCTATTTTGGAGGCGCTGGCACGGCAAGGGCTTTTAATGCGGGAGAACATACGCTCCCTGCAATCTGCCACGCCCGGTGCCTGGATTTTCTGGACACACCGCGCATACGGCGCTGTAGGAGGCTACCCGCAGTACAAGCACATCAAACCGTGGCAGATGAAAGACGCCCGCCTGGATCATCATGGCGCGTATGTCTGCGGCGACACCGTGTACCCTGGCCAGGGCATCGTGGGTGTCTGCCTGAGCGGAATCATTGCTGCAGAAAAACTGGTGCAGGACCACCTTTAA
- a CDS encoding SDR family oxidoreductase, giving the protein MEETQTISIMGCGWLGLPLAERLVQQGYTVKGSTTTPGKLGLLEQKGITPYLLNLAGEEVSEPALEEFLQAQVLVLNIPPHLRSDGGESYLRQMHLLLKKLLDSPVSRVLFVSSTSVYLDLNRVVTEEDIVFTEQQQPDNMLLQAERLFREREDWVTTTVRFGGLVGGSRQPGRFLAGKTNVPNGDAPVNLIHLDDCVTLLQRIIEQDKWNSVYNACADGHPMRREFYTAAAQALGLVPPVFEDMPKTEFKLISSQKLKDEMAYTFIHPDPMTFFS; this is encoded by the coding sequence ATGGAAGAAACACAAACCATAAGTATCATGGGCTGCGGCTGGCTTGGGCTGCCGCTGGCTGAAAGGCTGGTGCAGCAGGGCTACACGGTGAAAGGCTCCACTACCACCCCAGGCAAGCTGGGCCTGCTGGAGCAGAAAGGTATTACCCCCTATTTGTTGAACCTGGCTGGCGAAGAAGTTAGTGAGCCGGCGCTGGAGGAGTTTCTGCAGGCACAGGTGCTGGTGCTTAACATCCCGCCGCACCTGCGCTCTGACGGGGGCGAAAGCTATCTGCGGCAGATGCACCTGTTGCTCAAAAAGCTGCTGGATTCGCCGGTGAGCCGGGTCCTGTTTGTCTCCTCCACCTCCGTTTACCTGGACCTGAACCGGGTGGTGACGGAGGAGGATATCGTGTTTACGGAGCAGCAGCAGCCGGATAACATGCTGCTGCAGGCAGAGCGGCTGTTCCGGGAACGGGAGGACTGGGTGACCACCACCGTGCGCTTCGGCGGCCTGGTAGGCGGGAGCCGCCAGCCGGGGCGTTTCCTGGCCGGAAAAACGAACGTGCCCAACGGAGACGCGCCCGTTAACCTGATACACCTCGATGACTGCGTGACGCTCCTGCAGCGGATTATAGAGCAGGATAAGTGGAACAGCGTGTACAATGCATGCGCCGATGGGCATCCCATGCGCCGGGAGTTCTATACTGCTGCTGCGCAGGCACTGGGTCTTGTTCCGCCTGTGTTTGAGGACATGCCCAAAACGGAGTTTAAGCTCATCAGCAGCCAGAAACTGAAGGATGAGATGGCCTATACCTTCATCCACCCCGATCCAATGACTTTCTTTTCGTAA